From the Priestia koreensis genome, one window contains:
- a CDS encoding tryptophan transporter, translating into MRAKELVTLSLLVGIGAVLHSIMPPLLLGMKPDLLLTMMFVGILLFPNAKSVLLVGITTGIISALTTSFPGGQVANVIEKPITAFVFLAMVVVVRKMRNSVVKAAILTGLGTIISGGLFLGTALAFAGLPGGFMALIVAVVLPTAVVNVIVMIVIYPIVTSIVKRTKMVTTAM; encoded by the coding sequence ATGAGAGCAAAAGAATTAGTTACATTATCATTGTTAGTAGGGATTGGTGCGGTGCTGCATTCAATTATGCCACCCCTACTGTTAGGAATGAAGCCAGACTTGTTATTAACAATGATGTTTGTAGGTATTTTGCTATTTCCTAACGCAAAAAGCGTTTTACTAGTTGGAATTACGACAGGTATTATTTCTGCTTTAACAACAAGCTTCCCTGGAGGCCAAGTAGCAAACGTAATTGAAAAACCAATTACAGCTTTTGTCTTTTTAGCAATGGTAGTGGTTGTACGCAAAATGCGCAACTCTGTTGTAAAGGCGGCCATTCTAACTGGCCTTGGCACCATCATTTCTGGTGGACTTTTCCTAGGAACCGCTCTTGCATTTGCAGGATTACCTGGAGGATTTATGGCATTAATCGTTGCAGTGGTATTACCTACTGCAGTTGTAAATGTCATTGTCATGATCGTAATTTATCCAATCGTTACATCGATTGTAAAACGCACAAAAATGGTTACAACAGCAATGTAA
- a CDS encoding HTH-type transcriptional regulator Hpr, translated as MMRKNDQEFSLREALIFSQKITQLSKALWKTVEKDWQNWIKPYDLNINEHHILWIAYHLRGASISEIAKFGVMHVSTAFNFSKKLEERGLLKFSKKESDKRNTYIELTPSGEEILLALMESYDPKENAIFSGALPLKSLYGKFPEFIELMSIIRKIYGDDFMNIFETSFTNIENEFEERDGTLIKKDKQETETEEITPNL; from the coding sequence ATGATGAGGAAAAACGATCAAGAATTTAGTTTAAGAGAAGCACTAATTTTTAGCCAAAAGATTACGCAATTAAGCAAAGCTTTATGGAAAACGGTAGAAAAGGATTGGCAAAATTGGATCAAACCATATGACTTGAACATTAATGAGCATCATATTCTGTGGATTGCCTATCACTTAAGAGGTGCGTCGATTTCCGAAATTGCCAAATTTGGCGTGATGCACGTTTCAACAGCATTCAATTTTTCAAAGAAACTTGAAGAACGTGGTCTTCTCAAATTTTCAAAGAAAGAAAGCGACAAACGAAACACGTACATTGAATTGACACCTTCTGGCGAAGAAATTTTACTTGCCCTAATGGAAAGCTATGATCCAAAAGAGAACGCTATCTTCAGCGGCGCCCTTCCATTGAAATCTTTATATGGTAAATTTCCAGAATTTATTGAATTAATGTCAATTATCAGAAAAATATACGGTGACGATTTCATGAACATTTTTGAAACGTCATTTACCAACATTGAAAACGAATTTGAAGAACGAGATGGAACACTGATCAAAAAGGACAAACAAGAAACCGAAACAGAAGAAATTACACCTAACCTTTAA
- a CDS encoding ATP-grasp domain-containing protein gives MIIMNEKIVSPLLRETINDLNLTVVKEGKDAQSFFSEEMNETKMLTNSESCLTVLEKYQPSSKAYEWSKLLKDKGELRTILSKMYPDYFYRVVKMTDLFDISPVHLSFPLVLKPTMGYSSVGVYKVKSADQWEESVEKLNVELMLSKNVHNSTVINGEQILIEEWIQGEEYAIDGYYDEHGNPVILNMFKRMFKDEYDTSDRIYFTSKEVIEEIYDDTIAFMEKLQTVVPLHNYPVHFEVKKQGNKVIPIEINPLRFAGAGTTDLGMYAYGSNVYKHYFMGTSPNWNEICEGMDDSIYSFSCAEIPMEIVRQNIEYIDHQQFKQQFQTILEYRELNVVDDRTFAIVFFKSTNLEENKAILNLDLSLFIHHKEANVLIDKEGIS, from the coding sequence ATGATTATTATGAATGAAAAAATTGTTTCTCCATTATTAAGAGAAACAATTAATGACTTAAACCTTACTGTTGTAAAGGAAGGAAAGGATGCACAATCGTTCTTCTCAGAGGAGATGAACGAGACCAAAATGCTGACAAATTCGGAAAGTTGTTTAACCGTCTTAGAAAAATATCAACCATCTAGCAAAGCATATGAGTGGTCTAAACTATTAAAGGATAAAGGAGAGCTGCGAACAATTTTATCCAAAATGTATCCTGATTATTTTTACCGTGTTGTAAAAATGACCGATCTGTTTGATATTTCGCCTGTTCACCTGTCATTCCCTTTAGTACTAAAGCCTACAATGGGCTATTCAAGCGTAGGGGTATATAAAGTGAAATCAGCCGATCAGTGGGAGGAATCCGTCGAGAAACTGAACGTGGAATTAATGTTGTCGAAAAACGTGCACAACTCAACAGTGATTAATGGTGAACAAATACTTATTGAAGAGTGGATTCAGGGCGAGGAATATGCGATTGACGGATATTACGATGAGCATGGGAATCCCGTAATTTTAAATATGTTTAAGCGCATGTTTAAGGATGAGTATGATACATCTGATCGTATATATTTTACGTCCAAAGAAGTGATTGAAGAAATCTATGACGATACCATTGCGTTTATGGAAAAGCTTCAAACTGTTGTTCCTCTTCACAATTATCCCGTTCATTTCGAAGTGAAAAAGCAGGGGAATAAAGTGATTCCGATTGAAATTAACCCACTTCGCTTTGCAGGCGCAGGTACTACTGATTTAGGGATGTATGCCTATGGAAGTAATGTGTACAAGCATTACTTTATGGGAACGAGCCCGAATTGGAACGAAATTTGTGAAGGTATGGATGATTCCATTTATAGTTTTAGCTGTGCAGAGATTCCAATGGAAATCGTACGCCAAAACATCGAGTATATCGATCACCAGCAGTTCAAACAGCAGTTCCAAACGATTTTAGAGTATCGTGAACTAAATGTTGTAGATGATCGTACCTTTGCTATTGTCTTTTTTAAGAGTACAAACCTTGAAGAAAACAAAGCCATTTTAAATTTAGATTTATCATTGTTTATTCATCATAAAGAAGCGAATGTATTAATAGATAAAGAGGGAATTTCATGA
- a CDS encoding M20 family metallopeptidase, translated as MIEQLFTKLESAYPEMVDIRRYLHQHPELSFHEHKTAAYIAAFYEELGVDIRTNVGGNGIVATIKGAQPGQTVALRADFDALQIHEDNDLPYKSTVPGVMHACGHDGHTATLLVLGKVLHEMRDSLHGNVVLIHQHAEELTPGGAKPMIEDGCLDGVDVIFGTHLWATAPTGTIQYRVGPFMAAADRFELTIKGAGGHGAQPHKCKDSILVASQLVTNLQQIVSRHVNPIDAAVLSIGSFVSDNAFNVIADQAALKGTVRTFKESVRQTIAEDIERIIKGVTLASDVDYDYTFHRGYPPVVNHEQEMQFVVDTAKSVSEVTTVEEIDPEMGAEDFAYYLEKVKGAFFFTGAKAPETEYAYPHHHPKFNFDENAMLIAAKVLGKATCEYLTNEKTVNEKVAK; from the coding sequence ATGATTGAACAGCTATTTACTAAGTTAGAATCTGCTTATCCTGAGATGGTGGACATTCGCCGCTACCTTCATCAACATCCCGAATTATCCTTTCACGAACATAAAACAGCTGCTTATATTGCCGCTTTTTATGAAGAATTAGGTGTAGATATTCGTACAAATGTGGGTGGAAATGGTATCGTCGCTACGATTAAAGGCGCACAGCCTGGGCAAACTGTTGCGCTACGAGCCGATTTTGATGCCCTGCAAATTCATGAAGACAACGATCTTCCTTACAAATCAACGGTTCCTGGCGTTATGCATGCCTGTGGTCATGATGGACATACGGCTACTCTGTTGGTACTTGGAAAGGTGTTACATGAGATGCGTGATTCGCTTCATGGAAACGTTGTACTGATTCATCAGCATGCCGAAGAGCTTACACCAGGCGGGGCAAAACCGATGATTGAAGACGGCTGTCTAGATGGCGTGGATGTTATTTTCGGTACTCACCTGTGGGCAACAGCACCAACGGGAACCATTCAGTATCGTGTCGGGCCATTTATGGCTGCAGCAGATCGTTTTGAACTAACGATCAAAGGAGCAGGCGGTCACGGTGCACAGCCTCATAAATGTAAAGATTCGATTTTAGTTGCTTCTCAGCTCGTGACGAACCTTCAGCAAATTGTAAGTCGCCACGTAAATCCAATTGATGCGGCGGTTTTATCCATTGGTTCTTTCGTTTCAGATAATGCCTTTAACGTAATCGCTGACCAGGCTGCTCTAAAGGGAACCGTTCGCACCTTTAAAGAAAGCGTTCGTCAAACGATCGCGGAGGATATTGAACGAATTATTAAAGGGGTAACGCTTGCTTCTGACGTAGACTATGATTATACGTTCCACCGCGGGTACCCTCCTGTTGTGAATCACGAGCAGGAAATGCAGTTTGTCGTCGATACAGCGAAAAGCGTAAGCGAGGTAACAACTGTGGAAGAAATTGATCCTGAAATGGGTGCTGAAGACTTTGCATACTACCTTGAAAAAGTAAAAGGAGCATTCTTCTTCACTGGAGCCAAAGCACCTGAAACTGAATATGCTTATCCACATCATCACCCAAAATTCAATTTTGATGAAAACGCTATGCTCATTGCAGCAAAGGTTTTAGGAAAAGCAACATGTGAATATTTAACAAACGAAAAGACTGTGAATGAAAAAGTAGCAAAGTAA
- a CDS encoding ABC transporter permease, translated as MNNVNELWSKRFKEYNNETKRYLKYMLNDHLKFVLIFAIGGGAYYYQQWLATLSSSFRGEWIIALLLGLIVTRSPIATFFKQPDLVFLLPMEEKLKTYFRKSATASFVLQLYSIIIGVAVLSPLYMKMTGNSFNAILLLFVLMLVIKALNMSMQWSSNYFQEPSSRWVDLIVRFMLNMAFIYLFVLNAYPLFIVAVGVLLVALTAYYRALTKKKPLPWEQLIELEERRVRFFYRMANMFTDVPHVKERVKRRKYLDVFLSNIPFAASASYRYLYTRSFLRAGDYLGLFLRLSVIGIALGWFIPFLYGKIIVTILFVYLTGFQLMTMWKQYDLKLWTRLYPVSSDVRLRSFLQLLKGILLLQTVVLSLVLLFTNVMAAIITLVIGVLFSIVFVNTYVKRRVQFK; from the coding sequence ATGAATAATGTAAATGAACTTTGGAGCAAACGATTTAAAGAATATAACAACGAAACGAAGCGCTATTTAAAATACATGCTTAATGATCACTTAAAGTTTGTGCTTATTTTCGCTATTGGTGGAGGAGCGTATTATTATCAGCAGTGGCTCGCTACGCTTTCAAGCAGCTTCCGCGGAGAGTGGATTATTGCTTTGCTGCTTGGTTTGATTGTGACTAGAAGCCCGATCGCAACGTTTTTTAAACAGCCAGACCTGGTGTTTTTATTGCCAATGGAAGAAAAATTAAAGACGTATTTTCGTAAATCGGCTACAGCGAGCTTTGTTTTGCAGCTATATAGCATTATTATCGGCGTGGCGGTCCTTTCGCCTCTTTATATGAAAATGACGGGCAATTCTTTTAACGCAATTCTTTTATTATTTGTGCTGATGTTGGTCATAAAAGCATTAAATATGTCCATGCAGTGGAGCAGTAATTATTTTCAAGAGCCTTCAAGTAGATGGGTGGATCTCATTGTCCGCTTTATGCTAAACATGGCGTTTATTTATCTATTTGTATTAAACGCATATCCGCTGTTTATTGTAGCAGTTGGGGTATTGCTTGTAGCGTTAACCGCTTATTACCGCGCGCTAACAAAGAAAAAGCCACTGCCGTGGGAACAGCTGATCGAGCTTGAAGAACGCCGCGTGCGCTTTTTCTATCGAATGGCAAATATGTTCACCGATGTACCTCACGTAAAAGAGCGGGTAAAAAGACGGAAATATCTTGATGTGTTTTTATCAAATATTCCGTTTGCTGCATCAGCTTCATATCGTTATTTGTATACGCGCTCTTTTCTTCGTGCCGGGGACTATTTAGGATTGTTTCTTCGTCTGAGCGTCATTGGCATTGCACTTGGCTGGTTCATTCCATTTCTATATGGAAAGATTATCGTTACGATTTTATTTGTTTATCTCACAGGCTTTCAGCTTATGACCATGTGGAAACAGTATGATTTAAAGCTATGGACAAGGCTGTACCCAGTTAGTAGTGACGTTCGTCTTCGTTCGTTTCTACAATTATTAAAGGGGATCTTACTTCTTCAAACAGTTGTTTTATCACTTGTTCTTTTATTTACGAACGTAATGGCTGCAATCATTACCTTAGTGATTGGCGTTTTATTTAGCATCGTATTCGTCAATACTTACGTAAAAAGAAGAGTTCAGTTTAAGTGA
- a CDS encoding pentapeptide repeat-containing protein, which produces MKTIQKLESPKIPANLEKLNFHDMYYEEDYQLINGLVSDVELNNEVFERAIFSKIIFKNVSFLNCDFHKIDLTDVIFENCNLSNSTLTEGIIHRVAFKDCKLLGVDFSKGSLGNVVFENCDLKLSAFTDASVKQVNFMTSMLRSANFFDCLLKKATFYQSDLDDADFSETKLNGIDISTCMFEQLHVSIENLKGCQVSPHQAIGFARLLGLQIIE; this is translated from the coding sequence ATGAAAACGATTCAAAAGTTAGAGTCCCCTAAAATTCCGGCAAACCTTGAGAAACTAAATTTCCATGACATGTATTATGAAGAGGACTATCAGCTCATTAACGGCCTTGTATCAGATGTTGAACTTAACAACGAAGTGTTCGAACGTGCTATTTTTTCAAAAATTATCTTCAAAAACGTTTCGTTTTTAAATTGTGATTTTCACAAAATTGATTTAACGGACGTAATTTTCGAAAACTGCAACCTATCCAACTCTACGCTAACAGAAGGAATTATTCACCGTGTTGCATTCAAGGACTGCAAGCTTTTGGGCGTTGATTTCTCTAAAGGGAGTTTAGGTAACGTTGTATTTGAAAACTGTGATTTAAAGCTAAGTGCGTTCACGGATGCTAGTGTGAAGCAGGTAAATTTTATGACGTCTATGCTCAGAAGCGCAAACTTCTTTGACTGTCTCTTAAAAAAAGCAACGTTTTATCAAAGTGATCTAGACGATGCAGATTTTTCCGAAACGAAGCTGAATGGCATTGATATTAGCACTTGTATGTTTGAACAGCTTCACGTCTCCATTGAGAACTTAAAAGGATGCCAAGTTTCTCCTCACCAGGCCATTGGCTTTGCCCGGCTTCTCGGACTGCAAATAATCGAATAA
- a CDS encoding methyl-accepting chemotaxis protein — protein sequence MSRLKKTKSLKSQLIFSFLIPFLIFSIVVGIFLVGVMNSILNNQVLSQFDNRLHENGSALAEGIDNDLIQNTIDSPDEYGKELEQYLNDFLKGRKGIQYIYVLARKDNQDVIVALNGSNDYMTTSPFTPEQRKAYEENKSVLSSIYKDKWGVHKSFFMPVKGTDSIIGIDMDASFVDTLQKRIIIYPLIFLMSAAILGTIVAIVIGTKISNPIRSLVTFTKTIASGNLRKSVKVKRNDEIGELAESFEDMRLSLSDIINDVRINTKTINETSEHLVGSFEELTQASEQIVVGTSGEATGAEERAKHTETIAHMIGEMSKAIENMDNQTKQIKEFANDTSKLSQTGSEQVVVIADQINKIKHNGMTTKDNLFNLNEKLEHINVIIDLIRDIAAQTNLLSLNASIEAARAGEAGKGFSVVAQEIQKLANQTASSIADISTTITDIHTQTNKVLELNHQDLEDIIKGVEIIEENGKLFKAIFTSVEKLKDRSENIFASAQDISKSSDKTLASIQEIAAISEQSVAITQEIAAAATEQNSTVEALQRQNERLREVAELLEQKVSRFETNMDE from the coding sequence ATGAGCAGATTAAAAAAAACAAAATCCTTGAAGTCACAGCTTATTTTTAGTTTTTTAATCCCTTTTTTAATTTTTTCAATTGTGGTAGGGATCTTTTTAGTTGGAGTTATGAACAGTATTTTGAATAATCAAGTGCTCTCACAGTTTGATAATCGTCTTCACGAAAACGGATCAGCGCTTGCAGAGGGTATTGATAATGATTTGATTCAGAATACAATCGACTCACCTGATGAGTACGGAAAAGAATTAGAGCAGTATTTAAATGATTTTCTTAAGGGTCGAAAGGGGATTCAGTACATATATGTATTAGCGCGGAAAGATAATCAAGATGTTATTGTTGCGCTAAACGGAAGCAACGATTATATGACGACATCTCCTTTTACACCGGAACAACGAAAGGCGTACGAAGAGAATAAGAGTGTACTAAGCTCGATTTACAAGGATAAGTGGGGCGTACATAAATCTTTCTTCATGCCTGTAAAAGGTACGGATAGCATTATTGGAATTGATATGGATGCAAGTTTTGTTGATACATTGCAAAAGCGAATTATCATTTACCCGCTCATTTTCTTAATGTCAGCAGCCATTCTAGGAACGATTGTGGCAATTGTAATTGGAACGAAAATTTCCAACCCGATTCGAAGCCTAGTTACCTTTACGAAAACAATTGCTTCTGGCAATCTGCGCAAGTCAGTAAAAGTGAAGCGGAACGATGAAATCGGAGAACTGGCAGAAAGCTTTGAGGATATGCGCTTAAGCCTATCTGATATTATTAACGATGTCCGTATAAACACGAAAACGATTAACGAGACGAGTGAGCATTTAGTTGGCTCATTTGAGGAGCTAACACAGGCTTCAGAGCAGATCGTAGTGGGGACAAGCGGAGAAGCTACGGGAGCAGAGGAAAGAGCGAAGCATACCGAAACGATCGCGCATATGATCGGAGAGATGTCAAAAGCCATTGAGAATATGGACAATCAAACAAAGCAAATTAAAGAATTTGCAAATGACACAAGTAAACTCTCCCAAACAGGATCTGAGCAAGTGGTAGTCATTGCAGATCAAATTAATAAGATCAAACATAATGGAATGACGACAAAAGATAATTTGTTTAATTTAAATGAAAAGCTCGAACATATTAACGTTATTATTGATTTAATCCGAGACATCGCGGCACAAACGAATCTGTTATCGCTGAATGCGTCTATTGAAGCGGCACGTGCAGGAGAAGCCGGTAAGGGGTTCTCTGTTGTCGCACAGGAAATTCAAAAGCTAGCTAATCAAACGGCTTCGTCGATTGCGGATATTTCAACGACAATTACGGATATCCATACACAAACGAACAAAGTACTAGAATTAAATCATCAAGACTTAGAAGATATTATAAAAGGCGTGGAAATTATTGAAGAGAATGGCAAGCTATTCAAAGCCATTTTTACGTCAGTTGAAAAACTGAAAGATCGCTCTGAAAATATATTTGCAAGCGCACAAGACATTTCAAAGTCATCCGATAAAACACTTGCTTCGATTCAAGAAATTGCTGCGATCTCAGAGCAAAGTGTAGCAATCACACAAGAAATTGCCGCCGCAGCAACAGAACAAAACAGCACGGTTGAAGCACTACAAAGACAAAACGAACGACTACGAGAAGTAGCTGAACTACTAGAGCAAAAAGTGAGCCGCTTTGAAACGAATATGGATGAATAA
- a CDS encoding ABC transporter ATP-binding protein: protein MNKLLQVTNLTGGYTKNPVLKDVSFEVNSGELVGLIGLNGAGKSTSIKHIIGLMEPKKGQIAINGKTFQQDTTAYRSQFTYIPETPILYDELTLQEHLDLTAMAYNVDRSVMKERLPKLLKEFRMDKKLKWFPAHFSKGMKQKVMIMCAFLVEPSLYIIDEPFLGLDPLGIQSLLDLMTDMKRQGAGILMSTHILATAERYCDKFIILHNGEVRAKGTLGDLQREFNLPNATLDEIYIELTKEEAYE from the coding sequence ATGAATAAGTTATTACAAGTAACGAACTTAACTGGGGGATATACGAAAAATCCTGTATTAAAAGATGTATCGTTTGAAGTAAACAGCGGAGAGCTTGTTGGATTAATTGGTCTCAACGGAGCTGGAAAAAGTACGTCCATCAAACACATTATTGGTCTAATGGAACCAAAAAAGGGCCAAATCGCCATTAACGGAAAAACGTTTCAACAAGATACAACGGCCTACCGATCACAATTTACATACATTCCGGAAACGCCTATTTTATACGATGAACTAACGCTTCAGGAACATTTGGATTTAACGGCTATGGCGTACAATGTGGATCGTAGCGTCATGAAGGAGCGATTGCCGAAGTTATTGAAAGAATTTCGAATGGATAAAAAGCTAAAATGGTTTCCCGCTCATTTTTCCAAAGGAATGAAACAAAAGGTAATGATTATGTGTGCCTTTTTAGTAGAGCCTTCTCTTTACATCATCGACGAACCGTTTCTAGGACTTGATCCGCTAGGGATTCAATCACTGTTAGACTTGATGACGGATATGAAGCGCCAGGGAGCCGGCATCTTAATGTCGACGCACATTTTGGCAACGGCCGAGCGTTATTGTGATAAATTTATTATTTTGCATAACGGAGAAGTGCGTGCCAAAGGAACGTTAGGTGATTTGCAGAGAGAATTTAATCTTCCCAATGCCACGTTAGATGAAATTTACATCGAGCTGACAAAGGAAGAAGCGTATGAATAA
- a CDS encoding YtxH domain-containing protein, with translation MSRVKLFTIGMVAGGVAGAVSALLSAPRSGKEARLTIQTQKNAATTVAKDIKNQAVDVKNSVATAVKEGNTIVKNVAKDVSKSVQNWQKEIKPHQESIQEHITEIEKSLTSLENELPSPQKSE, from the coding sequence ATGAGTAGAGTAAAGTTATTTACAATTGGAATGGTCGCTGGTGGAGTTGCTGGAGCAGTAAGTGCTCTCTTGTCAGCCCCTCGCTCAGGAAAAGAAGCGAGACTAACGATTCAAACGCAAAAAAATGCGGCTACAACCGTAGCAAAGGATATTAAAAATCAAGCGGTGGATGTTAAAAACTCCGTTGCAACAGCTGTGAAGGAAGGAAATACTATAGTGAAAAATGTTGCAAAAGATGTTTCAAAATCCGTACAAAATTGGCAGAAAGAAATTAAGCCTCATCAGGAATCGATCCAGGAACATATAACGGAAATTGAAAAATCGCTTACATCCCTTGAAAATGAACTTCCATCACCACAAAAAAGTGAATAA
- a CDS encoding EcsC family protein, translating to MLSYEQRALKDAENWQDQWLKRASITQRMAKKVQDQINNRIPVKVHQVVTESIKKMVEATVMGSNFTTKQKDVRDLSFEAKEELVVKVMDKYKKIAAVEGAGTGAGGIMWGLADFPLLLSIKMKCLFEIATLYGMDIKRTEERVFLLYIFHLAFCSHDEREKIMNILETFEHHKKEMATIDWRTFQQEYRDYIDLVKLLQLVPGIGAAVGAYANYNLLDHLGEVAMNVYRLRLLKK from the coding sequence ATGCTTTCATATGAACAGAGAGCACTAAAGGATGCCGAGAATTGGCAGGATCAATGGCTAAAAAGAGCCTCCATCACGCAGCGCATGGCCAAAAAAGTACAAGATCAAATTAATAACCGAATTCCAGTTAAAGTTCATCAGGTCGTCACGGAAAGCATTAAAAAGATGGTCGAAGCCACTGTTATGGGTTCAAACTTCACGACTAAGCAGAAAGATGTTCGTGACTTAAGCTTTGAGGCGAAAGAAGAGCTGGTCGTGAAGGTGATGGATAAGTATAAAAAAATAGCAGCAGTTGAAGGTGCAGGGACAGGTGCTGGTGGCATCATGTGGGGGCTTGCAGACTTCCCGCTGTTATTATCCATTAAAATGAAATGCTTGTTTGAAATCGCAACCCTTTACGGGATGGATATTAAGCGTACAGAAGAGCGGGTATTTTTACTTTATATTTTTCACCTCGCTTTTTGCAGTCACGATGAGCGTGAAAAAATTATGAACATCCTTGAAACGTTTGAACATCATAAAAAAGAAATGGCGACAATTGATTGGCGAACGTTTCAGCAGGAATATCGTGACTACATTGACCTGGTCAAACTTCTTCAGCTCGTGCCAGGGATTGGTGCGGCTGTCGGTGCCTATGCGAACTATAATCTTCTCGATCATCTAGGTGAAGTTGCGATGAACGTTTATCGATTACGATTATTGAAAAAGTAG
- the serC gene encoding 3-phosphoserine/phosphohydroxythreonine transaminase, which produces MQRTYNFNAGPSALPLEVLEKAQKEFINYHQTGMSVMELSHRSGEFEEILLNAQQNLRELLDIPENYEILFLQGGASLQFSMIPMNFLAADQTAGYVLTGSWSEKALKEAKKIGKTAVIATTDENNYRSIPKQNEIILPKDTLSYLHITSNNTIFGTQWHQYPELDGIDLIADMSSDILSKKIDVSKFSMIYAGAQKNLGPSGVTLVILKKELLARIPDQLPTMLDYRTHVKSNSLYNTPPTFGIYMLSLVLEWVKTQGGLEGIEQKNHEKAALIYNQMEAYPDFYRPHAEKESRSLMNITFTLPSEELTKEFLSQAKEAGFVGLNGHRSIGGCRASAYNAVPLEACQALANFMETFRKRFL; this is translated from the coding sequence ATGCAACGAACGTACAATTTTAACGCCGGTCCATCCGCCCTTCCCCTAGAAGTACTTGAGAAAGCTCAGAAAGAATTTATTAATTATCACCAGACAGGTATGTCTGTGATGGAACTGTCTCACCGAAGCGGCGAGTTTGAAGAAATTCTGTTAAACGCGCAACAGAATCTTCGTGAACTCCTTGATATTCCTGAAAATTACGAAATCCTCTTTCTTCAAGGCGGAGCGAGCCTGCAGTTTTCTATGATTCCGATGAACTTTTTAGCTGCGGATCAAACAGCTGGCTATGTTTTAACAGGTAGCTGGTCTGAAAAAGCACTAAAAGAAGCGAAGAAAATTGGAAAAACAGCGGTTATTGCTACTACAGATGAAAATAATTATCGTTCCATTCCGAAACAAAATGAAATCATTTTACCTAAAGACACCCTTTCCTATCTACATATCACATCAAACAATACGATCTTTGGCACACAGTGGCATCAATATCCAGAACTTGACGGTATCGATTTAATCGCTGATATGTCGAGTGATATTTTAAGCAAAAAGATTGATGTGAGTAAATTTTCCATGATTTACGCCGGTGCACAGAAAAACTTAGGTCCTTCTGGCGTCACGCTTGTTATTTTAAAGAAAGAATTGCTAGCCCGTATTCCTGATCAGCTTCCAACGATGCTTGATTACCGTACCCACGTGAAAAGCAACTCCCTGTACAATACGCCACCAACGTTCGGTATTTATATGCTCTCACTCGTACTGGAATGGGTAAAAACACAAGGTGGTCTTGAGGGCATCGAGCAAAAAAACCATGAAAAAGCTGCGTTAATTTATAACCAAATGGAAGCTTATCCTGATTTTTACCGACCTCATGCGGAAAAAGAGAGCCGTTCTCTTATGAACATCACGTTCACTCTTCCGTCTGAAGAACTGACAAAAGAGTTTTTATCACAAGCAAAAGAAGCTGGCTTTGTTGGATTAAATGGACATCGCTCAATCGGAGGATGCCGTGCATCAGCGTATAACGCTGTCCCATTAGAAGCGTGTCAGGCGCTTGCTAATTTTATGGAAACGTTCCGAAAACGATTTCTATAA
- a CDS encoding HIT family protein: MSTHDENCIFCKIINGEIPASKVFENEHVIAFLDISQVTKGHTLVIPKIHKKDVYELTPEIARNVFEVVPSIAQAIKKTYNPIGLNTLNNNGEKAGQSVFHYHMHLIPRYGEGDGFGAVWKTNTSEYTPEQLKEIADGIAANL, encoded by the coding sequence ATGAGTACTCATGATGAAAATTGCATTTTCTGCAAAATTATTAACGGAGAAATTCCTGCTTCTAAAGTATTTGAAAATGAACACGTAATTGCCTTTTTAGATATTAGCCAAGTAACAAAGGGACATACCCTCGTTATTCCTAAAATACATAAAAAAGACGTATACGAGCTAACTCCAGAAATTGCGCGTAACGTATTTGAAGTCGTTCCATCCATTGCTCAAGCAATTAAAAAGACGTATAATCCAATCGGTCTTAACACCTTGAATAACAACGGTGAAAAAGCAGGACAATCTGTCTTCCATTATCATATGCACCTCATTCCTCGCTACGGTGAAGGCGACGGTTTTGGTGCTGTATGGAAAACCAACACAAGCGAGTATACACCTGAGCAATTAAAAGAAATCGCAGATGGTATTGCTGCAAACCTATAA